One Rhea pennata isolate bPtePen1 chromosome 31, bPtePen1.pri, whole genome shotgun sequence genomic window carries:
- the HJV gene encoding hemojuvelin, with the protein MQPSPAGLHFAAAWILAAPYLQLRAPPATARISWCISDPVSPLLPGDLLNEAETSQRVSSSPSSGWIGMGKSAGSKSPRQLETPCFFLTALFLLLFCQHVSSQCKILRCNSEYVAATLNLRGSNRNAAYCSALRSYSHCTRKTARTCRGDLAYHSAVHGIEDLMIQNNCSKEGPVSPPRPRPPAPNHQGFASLDICNYEKSFLYKHGQPPSYQHCAAFGDPHIRTFHDDFHTCRVEGSWPLLDNDYLFVQATSSPVAKGSNATVTSKLTIIFKNMKECIDQKVYQAEIDNLPAAFEDGSVNGGERPGGSSLAIREHTPGRHVEIQAEYIGTTIAIRQAGRQLSFSIRAAEEVARSFTEEQDLQLCVGGCPLSQRISRSECCRGQMAAETARELCKEMLPVEDVYFQSCVFDVVTSGDANFTMAAHGALEDARVFLPNAEKLHIFQAGAGCRHTSFSLLLLLLTSSLWAIQMHF; encoded by the exons ATGCAGCCAAGCCCTGCAGGACTTCATTTTGCAGCTGCCTGGATCCTAGCAGCTCCATACCTGCAGCTCCGGGCACCTCCTGCCACTGCTCGCATTAGCTGGTGCATCTCAGACCCTGTGTCTCCCTTGCTTCCAGGTGACCTGCTGAATGAAGCAGAGACAAGCCAGCGGGTAAGCAGCTCCCCCAGCTCTGGATGGATTGGAATGGGGAAATCTGCCGGCAGTAAGAGCCCGAGGCAGCTGGAAACTCCCTGCTTCTTCCTGACAgcactcttcctcctcctcttctgccaGCATG TTTCTTCCCAGTGCAAGATCCTGCGCTGCAACTCCGAGTATGTGGCTGCCACCCTCAACCTGCGCGGCTCCAACAGGAACGCGGCATACTGCAGCGCTCTCCGCTCCTACTCCCACTGCACCCGCAAGACAGCCCGCACTTGCCGGGGCGACCTGGCCTACCACTCTGCCGTCCACGGCATTGAGGACCTCATGATCCAGAACAACTGCTCCAAGGAAGGCCCTGTTTCACCACCCcggccccggccaccagcccccaACCATCAGGGCTTCGCGTCTCTGGATATCTGCAACTATGAGAAGAGTTTTCTCTATAAGCACGGCCAGCCCCCCAGCTACCAGCACTGCGCGGCCTTCGGGGACCCCCACATCCGTACTTTCCATGACGACTTCCACACTTGCAGGGTGGAGGGCTCTTGGCCTCTCTTGGACAATGACTACTTGTTTGTGCAAGCAACCAGCTCACCAGTGGCCAAGGGGTCCAATGCTACAGTTACTAGCAAG CTCACCATCATATTCAAGAACATGAAGGAATGCATTGACCAGAAGGTCTACCAGGCTGAGATAGACAAccttcctgctgcctttgaggaCGGCTCGGTGAATGGTGGTGAGAGGCCGGGGGGAAGCAGCTTGGCTATCCGGGAACACACACCCGGGCGGCACGTGGAGATCCAGGCGGAGTACATCGGCACCACCATTGCCATCCGCCAGGCTGGGCGCCAGCTCTCCTTCTCCATCCGGGCAGCCGAGGAGGTGGCGCGCTCCTTCACAGAGGAGCAAGACCTGCAGCTCTGCGTGGGTGGCTGCCCCCTCAGCCAGCGCATCTCCCGCAGCGAGTGCTGCCGGGGCCAGATGGCAGCCGAGACAGCCCGCGAGCTCTGCAAGGAGATGCTGCCCGTGGAGGACGTCTACTTCCAGTCGTGTGTCTTCGACGTGGTGACCTCAGGGGATGCCAACTTCACCATGGCAGCTCACGGAGCCCTGGAGGATGCCCGTGTCTTCCTTCCCAATGCTGAGAAACTGCACATCTTccaggctggggcaggctgccggcacacttctttctccttactcctcctcctcctcacctctAGTCTTTGGGCTATTCAGATGCACTTTTAA